The following proteins are encoded in a genomic region of Dyadobacter sp. UC 10:
- a CDS encoding tetratricopeptide repeat protein: MKSIINTIIFCCLTAISIQNTSAQLYSSAELDKNYDMILKNPSVQIESTEAINMLYNYQFHEADAEFRWLKYRYPKHPMPHFLMGLAEWWKIVPNTDNEAYDKTFLAQMDSTINLAEELYDNEKNKVEPAFFLAAAYAFKGRLYAERESWTKAAFAGKKSLKYFEQCKGNGDLTPELLFGDGLYNYYAEWVPKEYPILKPILALFPKGNKKLGEQQLEKVGNNAFYTRVEARYFLLQIYSIENEYNKAYEMAKYMWQTYPNNPYFERYFCRTAFVTGKMGEAERAAQNIIDKISKGMPGYEGVSGRNAAYVLAYYNMNYHRNYDLASQYYKKAIEYSTQTNSMNAGYYVSSLLGLGKIAETKKDYDEALKYYKLADDRADKKSSQNKEAKTAIANLKKMKRDQRRKR, from the coding sequence ATGAAAAGTATCATTAACACCATCATCTTCTGCTGTTTAACTGCAATTTCAATCCAAAACACTTCCGCTCAATTGTATTCTTCGGCCGAACTGGACAAGAATTACGATATGATCCTGAAAAACCCAAGTGTGCAGATTGAATCGACGGAAGCGATCAATATGCTTTACAATTATCAGTTTCACGAAGCAGATGCAGAGTTCCGGTGGCTCAAATACCGTTACCCGAAACACCCGATGCCGCACTTTCTGATGGGGCTTGCCGAGTGGTGGAAAATAGTGCCGAATACCGACAACGAAGCCTACGATAAGACTTTCCTGGCGCAAATGGATTCGACCATTAACCTGGCTGAGGAGCTCTACGACAATGAAAAGAACAAAGTAGAGCCGGCATTTTTCCTGGCCGCGGCTTATGCATTCAAAGGCAGATTGTATGCCGAACGTGAAAGCTGGACAAAAGCAGCGTTTGCCGGAAAAAAATCCCTTAAATATTTTGAGCAATGCAAAGGAAACGGTGATCTGACGCCGGAGTTGCTTTTCGGTGACGGGCTCTATAATTATTACGCGGAGTGGGTACCCAAAGAATATCCGATCCTGAAACCGATTTTAGCGCTTTTTCCGAAAGGAAACAAAAAGCTGGGCGAGCAGCAATTAGAAAAGGTAGGAAACAACGCATTTTACACGAGGGTGGAAGCCAGGTATTTTCTATTGCAGATATATAGCATTGAAAATGAGTACAATAAAGCCTACGAAATGGCGAAATACATGTGGCAGACTTATCCCAATAACCCGTATTTTGAGCGGTACTTTTGCAGGACCGCATTTGTAACCGGCAAAATGGGAGAAGCTGAGCGTGCTGCGCAGAATATTATCGACAAAATAAGCAAAGGAATGCCTGGTTATGAAGGCGTGAGTGGTAGAAACGCGGCCTATGTACTTGCTTACTATAATATGAACTACCATCGCAACTATGATCTGGCGAGCCAATATTACAAGAAAGCGATCGAGTACTCAACGCAAACCAACTCGATGAATGCGGGATATTACGTTTCGTCGCTTTTGGGTTTAGGCAAAATTGCTGAAACTAAAAAGGATTACGATGAAGCTTTGAAGTACTATAAACTGGCCGACGATCGTGCGGATAAGAAATCGAGCCAAAATAAGGAAGCCAAAACCGCGATCGCGAATCTAAAAAAAATGAAACGAGACCAGCGAAGAAAGCGGTGA